The genomic segment GATCTCCCGACAGAACCACACACACCTCCTCGTCAGCAAATGGCGGGGTTTATGTGTTTGAACATCAGATACAGACAGGGCTGGTTAATCAGGGCTAAAGATGGACTAGCTATGCGCTGCAAGGATGCCTCGTGTCACAACTGCCTTTGCTGCGGCCTTGGCCCTGTTCATGCCAGTAGGACGCCCGTTGCTGGTTGGGCTGACGCCTGCCATTGGAATTGGTGCAGGGTTGCTGACGACGCAGGCAGCTTATGCACAAACTGCTACCGATTTGTTAAATTCAGGGTTTCACAAAGCAGAAAGCGGAAACCTCAAAGGTGCTATTGCTGATTGGACCAAGGCAATCGATATGTATCCTCAATATGCATTTGCTTATTACAATCGTGGGAAAGCGAAAAGACACTTAGATGATTATGAAGGGGCTATTTCTGATTATTCAAAAGCAATTGAACTTAATCCTAATTACTACCAGGCTTACACCAACCGTGGAATTGTTTTAGAAATAGTAGGTGATCTCAAAGGTGCCTGTAAGGACTGGAAAACAGCAGAAGCACTAGGGGATACCTTGCCGATTGAATGGGTAAGAAACCAGTGCTGACATCTGAGGCTGTCTGATTTCAACTTTTTCAATGCAGTCCTCGTCAGCAATGGCGGGGTTTTTGTTGTCCGTGGCTCAACAGCACAACAGCGGGGAACACTTGAGACAGTCACGTCTGATCTATGAACTTCGACACACGCATGGCGCCCTGTCTGCTTGAGCAACTCCTAAAGCGAAGTCCGCGTCACCTCCAACGCGCCGATCACATGGTTGGTGATGAGGCAGGGAACAGGGAATCCTGCTGGTGCACATTGGTGGAATTGCCGGAGCAGTTCTTTAAGCGTGCATCCCTCGGTCGTTCAATGCTGTTACTGACGCGTAAACCTGTCAACGGCTTTGAAGAGCTCAGGAAGTCGTGCGTAAAAACAAGAGGTGAATCCTGTTCTTACGCACGTTTTACTCACAGGCGATTTGGGGATTTGCCGAGATCGCAGTCGGGGAGACAGGATTCGAACCTGCGGCATCTTGCTCGCATAGCAAGCGCTCTCTACGATCAGCGCGATTCGGCGACCTTGTGAGCACCCTCCTGCGTTGACCTGGCGCAGCAGCAACAGCGATCAGCGTCCGTTGCAGGCAGAGAGGAGCGGCATTACGCCGCCACCAACTGCATGAGGCGATGCTTCGCCTCGGCGATGCAGAGCTGTCCCGAGCCGCGAACGAGTCTTACTCCCACGGCATAACCGCATTTTTACATTCCTCGCTAACTGGCCATTCTTCCCCACCCCTCCTTGCCACAGTCACGCTATTCATCCATGCAGCAATTCGCACATTTACACATTGGCCCCATTTGTCTTCTACATACTCAGCAATTGGAATTACAACAGCCAAGGTGATCCCAGGAGCAACAATGAAAATAAGTATCGACCGCCTTATAAACCAAAGACAACCTTCTTCTTTAGCTTTTTTAGACATCACTAACGCTGCATCCCGCTGTTCATTATCTCCGTTTAGGTCATCGCTCGGCGTGGCCGACCTGCCGCGCACTCGTCGGGACAAGCTGAAGCCTCGGATCGTGATGCTGGTTGATCGACTGCAAAGCGACAACAGGCAGCTGCAGAAATGGCACGACGATCACTGGGTAGACAACACCCTTCATTGGCGGATTTGATGGTGCAGCGCAGAGAGGTGCTGCCGTGATCTGAGGGCTCCAGAAGTCAGTTGTGGACTGCGAACTGATTGGCACTGTCCATGCTGTCAGTGCGTTTTTCTACCAAAGTCATAAGGCGTTACGAGAGTTTTCTGGGATTCATCAAATGACCAAATGATCCGTTGCGGATCGCCGTTCATCGACCCATATTTAATCCACGCGGATATGGGGAGTTCTTCCACACGCGACGGCTTCGGGAGAGCGACCCGATGGCTGGCAGAACCCCTGTCTCCTGCGTGAGCGATCGCGGGAGACAGTGTTCTGTGACAACAAATCAGTAGAAATTTGGTGTGTTTGGCGAGGATTTCTGTATCGCGGCAAACGTGCAACTACAGGGCCGCATCGCTCGGGAAGAACAGCGTTCTTCTCGCGGTCCTGTAGCCCCCTTCTCGCGAGTCGTCAGACCGCAAGGAAGGTGCTGCCTAGGGAGGCAGCCAATTTCATGGGCCGTCTTTAGAGGCTTCAGCGCACAGGCGGTGAACAGCATTCCCAACCCGTCTTGAGCATCGCCTGCCAGGCTTCGATGTCGTTGTGGCGCAGCATCCGCCGTCTTGTCCCAAATGAAGATGTGCCTGGTCGGACGGCTAAGTGCTCATGCCGTTGCTAAGAATGATTTCCATCCTCGGTATTTGCGATGCCTAGCGACCACGACCACGACCACGACCACGACCACGACCACGACCACGACCACGGTCACGACCATGGTCATGGACATGACGAAGAGGTTCTGGAGTTATCACCGAAGAAAGCTGCCAAGGTGAAATTCCTGGACGATGACGCCCAGATCCATGTGGATGGCCTCGAAGAGGGAACCTTCGCGATTGCCTCGGGCAAAAAGCAACTTAAGAAGTTGATGAAGTCCGATGCTGATGTGATTTACAACGAGAAGAGAGGGAAGCTGTATATGAATGCCAACGGTGAGGAGAATGGCTGGGGTAAGAAAAAATTTGGTGGTTTGATTGCCACATTTAAAAGTAAACCTGAGTTAACCGCAGACCAATTTGAGGGACTGGAATCCTTCTCGGCCGATCCGCTGTCTGGGGACCATGATCATGATGTTGATGAGACATCCATGCAAACAATGTTTTCAAGCAAGTCGGCTGCTAAAGCGGCAGCAAAAGATTTTGGCTGTAAGGGTGCTCATAAACATGGAGACGCTTGGATGGTTTGTAGTAACATGGCAGACATGACGATTCCAGCGGGGAGTGACATTGAAGAGGACCATTCAGGACATGATCATTCAGATCATCATGATGACTCTGATCATGATCATGGCTCCCATCGCATTGTTTAGGTGCGTTAGTAGTCAGGAGTTTCCTCTTTTAAGGATATCTAATAACAATACCTATGAGAAATTGACGTCAGCAATAGCAGGGTATTTGTTGCTGGGTGCTCTGCGCCCCATACGTTTGGGGTCAGCGGATTGGTGGATGGCATCGCTCCCAACCTGTTTTCAGCATCGTCTCCCAGGCTTCGATGGCGTTGTGGCGCAGCATCCGTCGCCGGGTCTGCGGGATTGGGTAGTCGGGTGGCCGCCAGTGAAACGTCCGCAGGATCACCCACTCCGCACGAGTCGAAGGCGAATCGGGTTTGAACTGAACAACCTTGTGCTGATCGGCGTTCACAAGCCAACCCTCACCACCTGCACTCACAGGTTGATCGTTGGGATCGGGTCGGTACCGGGGCATCGGTGAAATCTGGCCAGCCATCTCGAAGGCCATCGTTAGGGATTCCCTGCACCCGAACGATCAGCGCCTAAGCAATTAAGTACATAGCAGTGTCCCGTTAACTAGGTCGGGCAGTGGACAAAACCCCGCGGGTCAGTCCACCGGCTCGCAGTGATTGCCATCACAGCTCAGAGCGCACTGCGGCTGATTCATGCCGTACTGCCAAGGTCTGCGAATGGCCCAGTAGATATCCACTAGGCCGAAGATGTAGGAACCGAAGCGCTGCAGAAAAGAGCGGTGTTTCATGACTTCAACCTGCCAAAGCAACAACGGCCTCGACAACGGTTCACACTGGATACTTAACA from the Synechococcus sp. KORDI-100 genome contains:
- a CDS encoding DUF1651 domain-containing protein, which encodes MPRYRPDPNDQPVSAGGEGWLVNADQHKVVQFKPDSPSTRAEWVILRTFHWRPPDYPIPQTRRRMLRHNAIEAWETMLKTGWERCHPPIR
- a CDS encoding tetratricopeptide repeat protein — encoded protein: MPRVTTAFAAALALFMPVGRPLLVGLTPAIGIGAGLLTTQAAYAQTATDLLNSGFHKAESGNLKGAIADWTKAIDMYPQYAFAYYNRGKAKRHLDDYEGAISDYSKAIELNPNYYQAYTNRGIVLEIVGDLKGACKDWKTAEALGDTLPIEWVRNQC